A section of the Candidatus Thioglobus autotrophicus genome encodes:
- the rplB gene encoding 50S ribosomal protein L2 — translation MAQVIKRKPTSPGRRFVVSIVDKDLHKGAPYAPLTESKNRISGRNNAGRITTRHKGGGHKRRYRMIDFKRNKDDITARVERLEYDPNRSANIALVLYADGERRYIIAPKGLKAGDSVVSGATVAIQKGNVMPLANIPLGSVVHCIELQPMKGAQIARSAGTSAQLIAKEGNYVTLRLRSGEVRKVLAECRATIGEVSKSEHSLRKLGKAGATRWRGVRPTVRGVVMNPVDHPHGGGEGKTSGGRHPVSPWGTPTKGYKTRSNKRTDKLIVRRRNKG, via the coding sequence ATGGCACAAGTAATTAAAAGAAAACCAACCTCACCAGGTAGAAGATTTGTAGTTAGCATTGTAGATAAAGATCTACATAAAGGCGCACCTTATGCACCTCTAACTGAAAGCAAAAATAGAATTAGTGGTCGTAATAACGCTGGTCGTATTACTACTCGTCATAAAGGTGGTGGCCATAAGCGTCGTTACCGTATGATTGACTTTAAACGTAATAAAGATGATATTACAGCACGTGTAGAACGTCTTGAATATGATCCTAACCGTAGTGCAAACATTGCATTAGTATTATATGCAGACGGCGAGCGTCGCTACATCATTGCCCCTAAAGGCTTAAAGGCTGGTGATTCTGTTGTTTCAGGTGCTACAGTTGCAATCCAAAAAGGTAACGTTATGCCTTTGGCTAACATTCCTTTAGGTAGTGTTGTTCATTGTATTGAATTACAACCTATGAAAGGTGCTCAAATTGCACGTAGTGCAGGAACATCAGCACAGCTTATTGCTAAAGAAGGCAACTATGTAACGCTAAGATTGCGTTCTGGTGAAGTTCGTAAAGTATTAGCTGAATGTCGTGCAACGATTGGTGAAGTTTCTAAATCAGAGCACAGTTTAAGAAAATTAGGTAAAGCGGGCGCAACTCGCTGGAGAGGTGTTAGACCAACTGTTCGTGGTGTTGTAATGAACCCAGTAGATCACCCACATGGTGGTGGTGAAGGTAAAACAAGTGGTGGTCGCCATCCTGTTTCTCCATGGGGCACACCAACTAAAGGTTATAAAACACGTAGCAATAAACGTACCGATAAGCTTATCGTACGTCGTAGAAATAAGGGTTAA
- the rpsS gene encoding 30S ribosomal protein S19 has translation MARSLRKGPFVDEHLIKKVLTAQDNNDRKPIKTWSRRSVIVPEMIGLTIAVHNGRAHVPVAITEEMIGHKLGEFALTRTFNGHSGDRKS, from the coding sequence ATGGCTAGATCATTAAGAAAAGGACCATTTGTTGACGAGCATTTAATTAAAAAAGTGTTAACAGCTCAAGATAACAATGACAGAAAACCAATTAAAACTTGGTCACGTCGCTCAGTAATCGTACCTGAGATGATTGGTTTAACAATTGCAGTTCATAACGGTAGAGCGCATGTCCCTGTAGCAATTACAGAGGAAATGATTGGTCATAAGTTAGGTGAATTTGCCTTAACTAGAACTTTTAACGGCCACTCTGGCGACCGTAAATCATAG
- the rpsC gene encoding 30S ribosomal protein S3, protein MGQKVNPKGIRLGIVKDWDSKWYANSQDYSKFLLSDIEVRDFLFEKLSSASVSRVQIERLANNAKVTIHTARPGIVIGKKGADIEQLKATVSKMMGIPVHINIEEIKKPELDARLVAENIAQQLEKRVMYRRAVKRVLGNATRLGAQGIKVMVSGRLNGAEIARSEWYREGRVPLHTFRADVDYSSYGAHTQYGVIGIKVWIFKGEILDHKKGTLDEVARRGATNQIGKK, encoded by the coding sequence ATGGGTCAAAAAGTAAATCCAAAAGGTATTAGATTAGGTATCGTTAAAGATTGGGATTCAAAATGGTATGCCAATTCTCAAGATTATTCTAAATTCTTATTGTCTGATATTGAAGTTAGAGATTTCTTATTCGAGAAATTAAGCTCTGCTTCCGTAAGTCGTGTGCAAATTGAACGTTTAGCTAATAATGCTAAAGTGACAATTCACACTGCCCGCCCTGGTATTGTTATTGGTAAGAAAGGTGCCGACATTGAACAGTTGAAAGCAACTGTTTCAAAAATGATGGGAATCCCTGTTCATATTAATATTGAAGAAATTAAAAAACCTGAGCTAGATGCGCGCTTAGTTGCTGAGAATATTGCTCAACAGTTAGAAAAGCGTGTGATGTATCGTCGTGCTGTTAAACGTGTTTTAGGTAATGCGACTCGTTTAGGTGCTCAAGGTATTAAAGTAATGGTTAGTGGTCGTTTGAATGGTGCTGAAATTGCCCGTTCTGAATGGTACCGTGAAGGTCGTGTGCCATTGCACACATTTAGAGCGGACGTGGATTATTCTTCATACGGCGCACACACGCAGTATGGTGTAATCGGTATCAAAGTTTGGATCTTTAAAGGTGAAATTCTTGACCATAAAAAAGGTACATTAGATGAGGTTGCTCGTCGTGGTGCTACAAATCAAATCGGTAAGAAGTAA
- the rplV gene encoding 50S ribosomal protein L22, which translates to MKEVKAVHKYAKGSSFKVRLVADQIRQKSVEEALNILSFSNKGAAKLVKKVLNSAISNAEHNDGLDIDELKVSSVYIDEGSTMKRIRPRAKGRANRILKRTSHITVGVSAG; encoded by the coding sequence ATGAAAGAAGTTAAAGCAGTACATAAATACGCAAAAGGCTCATCTTTTAAAGTGAGATTGGTTGCGGATCAGATCCGTCAAAAGTCTGTAGAGGAAGCATTAAACATTCTCTCGTTTAGTAATAAGGGAGCGGCGAAATTAGTTAAGAAAGTATTAAATTCAGCTATTTCTAATGCTGAGCATAATGATGGACTTGATATTGACGAGTTAAAAGTAAGCAGTGTTTATATTGATGAAGGTTCAACGATGAAGAGAATTCGTCCAAGAGCTAAAGGTCGTGCAAACAGAATTTTAAAAAGAACAAGCCACATTACTGTTGGCGTGAGTGCAGGTTAA
- the rplP gene encoding 50S ribosomal protein L16, protein MLQPKRTKFRKMMKGRNRGLATGHKVSFGEIGLQATGRCRMTARQIESARRAMTRHVKRTGKIWIRVFPDKPITKKPLEVRMGKGKGSVEYWVAQIKPGQMLFEMQGVDETVAREAFALAAAKLPVKTTVIKRTAM, encoded by the coding sequence ATGTTACAACCTAAACGTACAAAATTTAGAAAAATGATGAAAGGCCGTAATCGCGGCCTGGCAACTGGCCACAAGGTTAGTTTTGGTGAAATCGGTCTACAAGCGACAGGAAGATGTCGCATGACTGCTAGACAAATCGAATCAGCACGTCGTGCAATGACTCGTCACGTCAAGCGTACCGGAAAAATTTGGATTCGAGTTTTCCCAGATAAGCCAATCACTAAAAAGCCTCTAGAAGTAAGAATGGGTAAAGGTAAAGGTAGTGTCGAGTATTGGGTTGCGCAAATTAAGCCTGGCCAAATGTTATTTGAAATGCAAGGTGTTGATGAAACAGTTGCAAGAGAAGCATTTGCATTAGCTGCTGCTAAATTACCAGTCAAGACAACGGTTATTAAAAGGACGGCAATGTAA